A section of the Tenrec ecaudatus isolate mTenEca1 chromosome 10, mTenEca1.hap1, whole genome shotgun sequence genome encodes:
- the C10H17orf67 gene encoding uncharacterized protein C17orf67 homolog, producing the protein MQKWLVLALSLTFLSFPPEASPILAEKQAKQLLRSRRQERPPSKPGFPDEPMREYMHYLLHLEHLAEEQTLEHWLNPHCKPHCNRNLVHPV; encoded by the exons ATGCAGAAGTGGCTTGTGCTGGCGCTCTCTCTCACCTTCCTCTCGTTCCCACCAG aggcCTCCCCGATTCTGGCAGAAAAGCAGGCCAAACAGCTCCTGAGGAGCCGGCGGCAGGAGCGGCCCCCAAGCAAGCCCGGGTTCCCCGATGAGCCAATGCGG GAATACATGCACTACCTGCTTCACCTGGAGCACCTCGCAGAGGAGCAGACCCTGGAGCACTGGCTGAATCCGCACTGCAAGCCGCATTGCAACAGGAATCTGGTCCACCCCGTGTGA